A portion of the Parasedimentitalea marina genome contains these proteins:
- a CDS encoding ArsR/SmtB family transcription factor, with translation MTPLLKSFSALADEIRMSIVEQLMDHGELPAGDLVRGSGITAPAISRHLKVLREAGLIQQRAQGTQRLYSARPEGLQLIATWTKSKREFWEPSLDRLEAALKEDDK, from the coding sequence ATGACACCGCTTCTAAAATCATTTTCAGCGCTTGCTGACGAGATCCGCATGTCAATTGTGGAACAACTCATGGATCACGGCGAATTGCCGGCGGGGGATCTGGTGCGCGGTTCGGGCATCACTGCGCCAGCTATTTCACGACATCTAAAGGTCCTGCGCGAGGCCGGGTTGATACAACAACGCGCCCAGGGCACCCAACGCCTGTATTCCGCACGTCCCGAAGGACTGCAACTGATCGCCACGTGGACAAAATCAAAGCGCGAGTTCTGGGAACCCAGCCTGGACCGGCTAGAGGCCGCGCTTAAGGAGGACGATAAATGA
- a CDS encoding TSUP family transporter produces MLEVGFETLLLLLAAGFVAGFMDAVAGGGGLITVPVLLLAGANPLTALATNKIQGLFGTATAALTYARGGHVNLREQGGAALVAFVAAIAGALLVSVLPTGWIRMILPLLLIGIAVFFATKKGLGDTDRHRRMTPFLFAAIMVPLCGAYDGLLGPGAGSFYMLAFVSMAGYGILKATAHTKLLNFASNAGALLAFAFVATPWWATGLAMGAAQIAGAAVGARMAQKQGARLIKPLLVVTSVSLAMKLLWDMI; encoded by the coding sequence ATGCTTGAAGTGGGTTTCGAGACCCTGCTGCTCTTGTTGGCGGCAGGGTTTGTTGCGGGTTTCATGGACGCCGTGGCCGGCGGTGGAGGTTTGATCACGGTGCCTGTGTTGCTGTTAGCCGGTGCCAATCCGTTGACCGCGCTGGCCACCAACAAAATCCAGGGCCTATTTGGCACGGCCACAGCGGCGCTGACCTATGCAAGGGGCGGCCATGTGAACCTGCGTGAACAAGGCGGCGCAGCCCTTGTTGCCTTTGTCGCCGCCATCGCCGGGGCACTGTTGGTTTCAGTCCTGCCAACCGGCTGGATCCGTATGATCCTTCCGCTGTTGTTGATTGGCATCGCTGTGTTCTTTGCGACCAAAAAGGGACTGGGTGACACAGATCGGCACCGCCGGATGACTCCATTTCTGTTTGCCGCGATCATGGTGCCTTTATGCGGTGCTTACGATGGGTTGTTAGGACCGGGCGCAGGCAGCTTTTACATGCTCGCCTTTGTATCCATGGCTGGTTACGGCATTCTAAAAGCCACCGCCCACACCAAACTGCTGAACTTTGCGTCAAATGCCGGCGCGCTGCTGGCCTTTGCCTTTGTGGCGACACCTTGGTGGGCCACCGGGTTGGCCATGGGTGCTGCACAAATTGCGGGTGCGGCAGTGGGTGCAAGGATGGCCCAAAAACAGGGCGCCCGGTTGATCAAGCCACTGCTGGTAGTCACTTCAGTTTCGCTGGCTATGAAACTATTGTGGGATATGATCTGA
- the serB gene encoding phosphoserine phosphatase SerB, giving the protein MYFVTLLCSPNTPSLDPTLVDSLRNAWGGGDATWLSPDEAAEFPLDTLPDNQWEVWADLQNLSVDLVIQPAEGRRKKMLLADMDSTMIQQECIDELAEEAGVGARVKDITARAMNGELDFNGALTERVGLLKGLPESVIAKVLDERITLMPGGPALLATMKADGAYAALVSGGFTAFTAKVAAELGFDENRANTLHVANGKLTGEAGRPILGRQAKVEALEQITAKLGITEADVMAVGDGANDLGMLKRAGAGVALHAKPSVAAECDIRINHGDLTALLYVQGYDRDEFKG; this is encoded by the coding sequence ATGTATTTCGTCACCCTACTTTGCAGCCCAAACACCCCATCGCTGGATCCGACACTGGTCGATTCACTGCGCAACGCATGGGGTGGCGGCGATGCAACTTGGCTCTCCCCGGACGAGGCCGCCGAGTTCCCGCTGGACACCCTGCCCGACAACCAATGGGAGGTCTGGGCCGATCTGCAGAACTTGAGTGTCGATCTGGTGATCCAACCCGCCGAGGGTCGCCGCAAGAAGATGCTGCTGGCTGATATGGACAGCACCATGATCCAGCAGGAATGTATCGACGAGCTGGCCGAAGAGGCTGGCGTTGGCGCGCGGGTCAAGGACATCACAGCCCGCGCAATGAATGGCGAGCTGGATTTCAACGGCGCGCTGACCGAGCGTGTTGGCTTGCTCAAAGGCCTGCCCGAATCCGTCATCGCCAAAGTGCTGGATGAACGCATCACCCTGATGCCTGGCGGCCCTGCCCTTTTGGCGACGATGAAAGCAGATGGCGCCTATGCCGCGCTGGTGTCAGGTGGGTTCACCGCTTTCACCGCTAAGGTTGCTGCGGAACTAGGTTTTGACGAGAACCGCGCCAATACATTGCATGTGGCCAACGGCAAACTAACGGGTGAAGCGGGACGCCCCATTCTGGGACGCCAAGCCAAGGTCGAGGCGCTGGAACAGATCACCGCCAAGCTAGGCATAACTGAGGCAGATGTAATGGCGGTCGGCGACGGCGCCAATGATCTGGGCATGTTAAAACGTGCAGGGGCCGGAGTTGCGCTGCACGCCAAACCCTCGGTTGCGGCGGAATGCGACATTCGCATCAATCACGGTGACCTGACCGCCTTGCTGTATGTGCAAGGCTACGACCGCGACGAATTCAAAGGATAA
- a CDS encoding AI-2E family transporter, translating to MSKLAMATYSVALMIMVGWLLIVGQSIMLPVLVGIIAVYILTTAADAMVRIPVVGRLPRSWRRLLVLLAITAAFLLLASFITTNAASISAALPQYTENFDALQLRFLDFLGVKETPQWANFGERILDLLDATTLMPAAVATISNGGSVIVAAALYAVFILAELDSLPNKTQRAMGNPEQATHTLEIARQINEKIGSYLAAKTLVNIILAFVSYGILIMLGISHPAFWAIIIGLLNYIPYIGSIIAVVFPVTVSLIQFASFGHAAVALVTLMIPQIAVGYYIEPKFLGRSVNLSPFTVLLSLAIWTALWGMMGAILAVPLTAMVMIILAEIPNTRFIAVMMSERGDL from the coding sequence ATGAGCAAATTGGCAATGGCGACCTATTCGGTCGCACTGATGATCATGGTGGGCTGGCTGCTGATCGTTGGGCAGTCCATCATGCTGCCCGTTCTGGTGGGCATCATCGCAGTCTACATCTTGACCACTGCGGCGGATGCCATGGTTCGCATCCCAGTAGTTGGTCGCTTACCTCGCAGTTGGCGCAGATTACTGGTGCTGCTGGCCATAACGGCCGCCTTCCTGCTGCTGGCCTCGTTCATCACTACAAATGCCGCCTCGATTTCTGCCGCCCTGCCCCAATACACTGAGAACTTTGATGCGCTGCAGCTTCGGTTTCTCGACTTTCTTGGAGTGAAGGAGACCCCCCAATGGGCCAACTTTGGCGAACGCATTCTCGATCTGCTTGATGCCACTACGCTGATGCCGGCCGCTGTTGCAACAATCTCAAATGGTGGATCCGTTATTGTTGCTGCAGCATTGTATGCCGTTTTCATCTTAGCCGAACTGGATAGCCTGCCGAACAAAACCCAACGGGCAATGGGTAATCCCGAGCAAGCCACTCACACTTTGGAAATCGCGCGCCAGATCAATGAAAAGATCGGCAGCTATTTGGCCGCTAAGACCCTGGTCAACATCATCTTGGCATTCGTCTCATATGGTATCCTGATCATGCTGGGGATCAGCCATCCAGCGTTTTGGGCCATTATCATCGGGTTGCTGAATTACATCCCTTATATCGGCTCGATCATCGCAGTAGTCTTCCCAGTCACCGTTAGCCTGATCCAGTTTGCTTCGTTCGGCCATGCGGCTGTTGCGTTGGTCACACTGATGATCCCGCAGATTGCAGTTGGCTATTATATTGAGCCCAAGTTTCTTGGCCGTTCTGTAAACCTCAGCCCATTCACCGTACTGTTGTCACTGGCGATCTGGACCGCGCTGTGGGGCATGATGGGAGCGATTCTGGCCGTGCCGCTGACGGCGATGGTTATGATCATCCTGGCTGAGATACCAAATACCCGCTTCATCGCCGTGATGATGTCGGAACGCGGCGACTTGTGA
- a CDS encoding phosphoserine transaminase yields the protein MATQQPATRPANPRFSSGPCAKPPTFELSKLADAPLGRSHRAAVGKAKLKDAIEGTREILGIPADYRIGIVPASDTGAVEMALWSLLGERKVEMLAWESFGAGWITDVVKQLKIDAEAKVADYGQIVDLASVECTNDVVFTWNGTTSGVRVQNGDWIDANRDGLTICDATSAAFAMDLPWDKLDVTTFSWQKVLGGEAAHGVIVLSPRAVERLENYTPTWPLPKIFRLTKGGKLIEGIFTGATINTPSMLAVEDYLFALDWARSIGGLEGLIARADANAQAVFDFCAANDWIANLAEDDATRSNTSVCLKFTDNRIQDGAAFAKAVAKRLESENIALDIGAYRDAPAGLRIWCGGTVETSDIQAMLPWLAWAFEAEIAAQKS from the coding sequence ATGGCTACTCAGCAACCGGCTACGCGGCCGGCCAACCCGCGTTTTTCTTCGGGCCCCTGTGCCAAACCCCCTACATTCGAATTGTCCAAACTGGCCGACGCCCCCTTGGGTCGCAGCCACCGCGCAGCTGTTGGCAAGGCCAAGCTGAAGGATGCCATCGAAGGCACTCGCGAGATTTTGGGCATCCCCGCTGATTACCGTATCGGTATCGTCCCTGCGTCGGACACCGGTGCCGTTGAAATGGCCCTATGGTCGCTACTTGGCGAACGCAAAGTGGAAATGCTGGCTTGGGAAAGTTTTGGTGCCGGCTGGATCACCGATGTGGTCAAACAGCTGAAAATCGACGCCGAGGCCAAGGTCGCTGACTACGGTCAGATCGTTGATTTGGCATCGGTTGAGTGCACCAATGACGTTGTGTTCACCTGGAACGGCACCACATCGGGTGTGCGGGTTCAAAATGGTGACTGGATCGACGCCAACCGCGACGGCTTGACCATCTGTGATGCGACCTCGGCCGCCTTTGCGATGGATCTGCCCTGGGACAAACTGGATGTGACCACCTTTTCCTGGCAGAAGGTTCTGGGCGGCGAGGCCGCCCATGGTGTGATCGTGCTAAGCCCACGTGCTGTTGAACGCCTGGAAAACTACACCCCGACCTGGCCCCTGCCCAAGATCTTCCGCCTGACCAAAGGTGGCAAGCTGATCGAAGGTATCTTTACCGGTGCCACCATCAACACGCCGTCGATGCTGGCGGTTGAGGACTACCTGTTCGCACTCGACTGGGCCCGTTCGATTGGTGGCCTGGAAGGTCTGATCGCCCGCGCCGACGCCAATGCGCAGGCTGTGTTTGACTTTTGCGCCGCCAACGATTGGATCGCTAATCTGGCCGAGGATGACGCGACACGGTCGAACACCTCAGTCTGTCTGAAATTCACCGATAATCGCATTCAGGACGGCGCGGCCTTTGCCAAGGCCGTGGCCAAACGGCTGGAGTCGGAAAATATCGCGCTGGATATCGGTGCCTATCGTGACGCCCCAGCCGGTTTGCGGATCTGGTGTGGTGGCACGGTCGAAACCTCAGACATTCAGGCGATGTTGCCTTGGCTCGCTTGGGCCTTTGAGGCTGAAATCGCCGCACAAAAATCTTAA
- the serA gene encoding phosphoglycerate dehydrogenase produces the protein MAPKVLVSDKLSETAVQIFRDRGIDVDFMPDLGKDKDKLAEVIGQYDGLAIRSATKVTPTILEAATNLKVVARAGIGTDNVDKDAASKKGVIVMNTPFGNMITTAEHAIAMMFAVARQIPEASTSTHAGKWEKSKFMGTELTNKTLGVIGAGNIGGIVCDRAHGLKMKVVAYDPYLGEEKADQMGVEKVELDELLSRADFITLHVPLTDQTRNVLSRENLAKTKKGVRIINCARGGLVDEEALADLLKSGHVAGAAFDVFADEPAKENALFNLPNVVCTPHLGASTSEAQENVALQVAEQMSNYLLTGAVENALNMPSVTAEEAKIMGPWVKLADHLGSFTGQMTDEPIKAINILYDGVASEMNLAALNCSVVAGIMKRANPDVNMVSAPVVAKERGIKISTTNQDKSGSFDGYIKVTVVTDKRERSVGGTVFSDGKPRFIQIKGINIDAEVGAHMLYTTNEDVPGIIGTLGQTMGENGVNIANFTLGRAEAGGEAIALLYVDGPVPADARAKLAETGYFTQIKPLAFDVA, from the coding sequence ATGGCTCCCAAAGTACTCGTCTCCGACAAACTCTCCGAAACTGCCGTTCAGATCTTCCGTGACCGCGGCATCGATGTTGATTTCATGCCTGACCTGGGCAAAGACAAAGACAAGCTGGCTGAAGTGATCGGTCAGTATGACGGTCTGGCGATCCGTTCGGCCACCAAAGTCACCCCCACCATTCTGGAAGCTGCGACCAACCTGAAGGTTGTGGCCCGGGCTGGCATCGGCACCGACAACGTCGACAAAGACGCAGCGTCCAAGAAGGGCGTGATCGTGATGAACACACCCTTCGGCAACATGATCACCACAGCCGAGCACGCCATCGCGATGATGTTCGCCGTGGCGCGCCAGATCCCCGAGGCCAGCACTTCGACCCATGCCGGTAAATGGGAAAAGTCCAAATTCATGGGCACCGAGCTGACAAACAAAACGCTTGGCGTCATTGGTGCCGGCAATATTGGTGGTATCGTTTGCGACCGGGCGCATGGCCTGAAAATGAAGGTTGTCGCCTATGACCCCTATTTGGGTGAGGAAAAAGCCGACCAGATGGGCGTCGAAAAGGTCGAGCTGGACGAACTGCTGTCCCGCGCCGACTTTATCACTCTGCACGTTCCGCTGACTGATCAGACCCGCAATGTTCTGTCGCGAGAGAACCTGGCCAAAACCAAAAAGGGCGTGCGTATCATCAACTGTGCCCGTGGCGGTCTGGTGGACGAAGAAGCACTGGCTGACCTGCTGAAATCCGGTCACGTTGCCGGTGCGGCCTTTGACGTATTCGCAGATGAACCCGCCAAGGAAAACGCGCTGTTCAACCTGCCCAATGTGGTCTGCACGCCGCATCTGGGCGCATCGACCTCTGAAGCGCAGGAAAACGTTGCTCTGCAGGTGGCCGAACAGATGTCGAACTACTTGCTGACCGGTGCCGTTGAAAACGCGCTGAATATGCCGTCGGTGACGGCCGAAGAAGCCAAGATTATGGGGCCTTGGGTCAAACTGGCTGATCACTTGGGTAGTTTTACCGGGCAAATGACTGATGAGCCAATCAAGGCAATTAACATCCTGTATGATGGTGTTGCCTCGGAAATGAACCTGGCGGCGCTGAACTGCTCGGTTGTGGCCGGCATTATGAAACGCGCCAATCCCGACGTGAACATGGTTTCGGCTCCGGTTGTTGCCAAAGAGCGCGGTATCAAAATCTCAACCACCAATCAGGACAAATCCGGATCCTTTGATGGCTACATCAAAGTGACAGTGGTGACTGACAAGCGCGAGCGCTCGGTTGGGGGGACTGTGTTTAGCGACGGCAAACCACGATTTATCCAGATCAAAGGCATCAATATCGATGCCGAAGTCGGCGCACATATGTTGTATACCACCAACGAAGATGTACCGGGAATCATCGGTACACTGGGTCAGACCATGGGTGAAAACGGCGTCAACATAGCCAACTTTACGCTGGGCCGGGCTGAGGCTGGTGGCGAGGCTATTGCACTGTTGTATGTCGACGGTCCGGTCCCTGCCGATGCCCGCGCAAAACTGGCTGAAACGGGTTATTTCACGCAGATCAAACCACTGGCGTTTGACGTCGCCTGA
- a CDS encoding ATP-dependent Clp protease proteolytic subunit codes for MISKLLDDTQKQDDTPASGKLDALFFQSRNVIVTGEINDKLAQRTVAHLLALAEAGDDPINIFISSPGGHVESGDMVHDVIRFIRPKVRTIGTGWVASAGALIYVGARKENRYCLPNTRFLLHQPSGGIGGQATDMMIQAEQIRIMRQRFDTLFSEATGQTATKIAEDTARDFWLTAQEAIEYGLAGKIIKTADELA; via the coding sequence ATGATTTCTAAGTTATTAGACGACACTCAGAAACAGGACGATACACCAGCTTCGGGTAAGCTTGACGCGCTGTTTTTTCAAAGCCGTAATGTGATTGTCACTGGTGAAATCAACGACAAGCTGGCCCAGCGCACCGTTGCCCATCTGCTTGCCTTGGCCGAGGCAGGCGACGATCCGATCAATATCTTCATTTCCTCACCCGGTGGGCACGTGGAAAGTGGTGACATGGTGCATGATGTTATCCGGTTTATCCGGCCCAAAGTGCGTACTATCGGCACAGGGTGGGTCGCTAGCGCAGGGGCGTTGATTTACGTCGGAGCGCGCAAAGAGAACCGCTATTGCCTGCCAAATACCCGGTTTCTGTTGCATCAACCCTCTGGTGGAATTGGCGGTCAAGCGACCGATATGATGATCCAGGCCGAGCAGATTCGGATCATGCGGCAGCGATTTGACACACTGTTTTCCGAAGCAACCGGTCAGACGGCCACAAAGATTGCAGAGGATACAGCGCGGGATTTCTGGCTCACCGCACAAGAAGCTATTGAGTATGGCCTAGCCGGTAAAATAATCAAAACCGCGGATGAACTGGCCTAA
- a CDS encoding metallophosphoesterase family protein, producing the protein MTTPIYAIGDIHGQLEMLEAALERIEADGGPDARIVFLGDYTDRGPDSRGVVELLRQSREQGRNWVTLMGNHDRMLSMFLEDYPRMDMQMKIGFHWLHPAIGGIETLASYGVDVVDGDRTRDVHDRARAAVPQNHLDFMDSLPSHHVEGELLFIHAGIRPGVALKDQDIEDKIWIRREFLDHPDPHPWLVVHGHTQVQQPENHGNRVNLDSGAGYGRPLTAAVFDGRDVCVLTETGRVALLPI; encoded by the coding sequence ATGACCACTCCTATTTACGCCATCGGCGATATTCACGGCCAGCTCGAGATGCTGGAGGCCGCGCTAGAGCGTATTGAAGCGGACGGTGGCCCTGATGCACGCATCGTATTCCTTGGCGATTACACCGACCGCGGCCCGGATAGTCGGGGTGTGGTTGAACTGCTGAGACAGAGTCGGGAACAAGGCCGCAATTGGGTCACCCTGATGGGGAACCATGACCGGATGCTTTCGATGTTCCTAGAGGATTATCCGCGCATGGATATGCAGATGAAGATAGGTTTTCATTGGCTGCATCCGGCCATTGGCGGAATAGAAACGCTTGCGTCCTATGGTGTTGACGTGGTCGACGGTGACCGTACCCGTGATGTTCATGACCGTGCGCGGGCTGCAGTTCCACAAAACCATCTTGATTTTATGGACAGTCTGCCAAGTCACCATGTTGAGGGTGAATTGCTGTTTATTCACGCCGGGATTCGCCCTGGCGTGGCGCTTAAGGATCAAGATATCGAGGACAAGATCTGGATTCGCCGCGAATTTCTGGACCACCCTGATCCGCACCCCTGGCTAGTCGTGCATGGGCACACTCAGGTTCAACAGCCCGAAAACCACGGAAATCGGGTCAATTTGGATTCTGGGGCTGGGTACGGTCGCCCATTGACCGCAGCCGTGTTTGACGGTCGAGATGTTTGTGTTCTCACCGAAACAGGTCGTGTTGCTCTTTTGCCAATATGA
- the tdh gene encoding L-threonine 3-dehydrogenase: MSKPNTMKALEKSHPKEGLWMTRAPVPEIGPDDVLIKINKTGICGTDVHIWNWDAWAAKTVPVPLITGHEFAGEIVELGRNVNDLKIGQRCSGEGHLIGRHSRQSRAGKFHLDPETRGIGVNEQGAFAQYLRLPAFNVVPLPDEVSDDIGAILDPLGNAVHTALSFDLVGEDVLITGAGPIGIMAAAVARHVGARHVAITDVNADRLALAEKVANVRPVNVATEDLNDVIAELGMTQGFDVGLEMSGNQIALDQMIEALVMGGHIALLGIPPGKSPVDWSRIVFKAITIKGVYGREIFETWYKMIAMLQNGLDVSDVITHRFGVDEFEKGFAAMKSGQSGKVVLDWSKTT, translated from the coding sequence ATGAGCAAGCCAAACACCATGAAAGCGTTGGAAAAATCCCACCCTAAGGAAGGCCTATGGATGACCCGCGCACCGGTACCGGAAATTGGTCCGGACGACGTGCTGATCAAGATCAACAAAACCGGCATCTGCGGCACCGATGTACATATCTGGAACTGGGACGCATGGGCGGCCAAAACAGTGCCCGTACCGCTAATCACCGGCCACGAATTCGCTGGCGAGATTGTCGAGTTGGGACGCAATGTCAACGACCTGAAAATTGGTCAACGGTGCAGTGGCGAAGGCCACCTGATCGGCCGCCATTCGCGCCAATCACGCGCAGGCAAGTTTCATCTGGATCCCGAAACCCGTGGTATAGGCGTCAATGAACAGGGGGCCTTTGCGCAGTATCTGCGCCTGCCCGCGTTTAACGTTGTACCTTTGCCCGACGAGGTATCAGATGACATTGGCGCCATCCTCGACCCGCTCGGCAACGCAGTTCACACCGCGCTCAGCTTTGATCTTGTGGGCGAAGATGTATTGATCACTGGCGCAGGCCCCATTGGTATAATGGCCGCCGCTGTAGCCCGGCATGTGGGCGCGCGGCATGTAGCGATAACGGATGTGAACGCCGATCGCCTGGCGCTGGCGGAGAAAGTCGCCAACGTGCGGCCGGTGAATGTCGCCACTGAGGATCTGAACGACGTGATCGCAGAACTGGGTATGACACAAGGGTTTGACGTCGGGCTGGAAATGTCCGGTAATCAGATTGCCTTGGACCAGATGATCGAGGCCCTGGTGATGGGCGGTCACATCGCGTTGCTGGGTATCCCTCCGGGTAAATCGCCGGTGGACTGGAGCCGTATCGTGTTCAAGGCGATCACCATCAAGGGCGTCTACGGTCGTGAGATTTTCGAAACCTGGTACAAGATGATCGCAATGCTGCAAAATGGACTGGATGTCAGCGATGTCATCACGCACCGGTTTGGAGTTGATGAATTCGAAAAAGGGTTTGCTGCGATGAAATCCGGGCAAAGCGGAAAAGTTGTCTTGGATTGGTCAAAAACAACTTAG
- a CDS encoding glycine C-acetyltransferase: MTTAFLTDISNTLAQIESEGLTKRERMITSPQGGEITVGGREVINLCANNYLGLADHPDLIAAARGVMDDKGFGMASVRFICGTQDIHRELEQRLAKFLGKDDSILFAACFDANGGLFEPLLGPEDAIISDSLNHASIIDGIRLCKAKRYRYLNSDMNDLEAWLKQAREDGARHIMIATDGVFSMDGYLAKLPEIRALADKYDAILMVDDCHATGFMGPNGAGTPDHFGIDVDIVTGTLGKALGGAIGGYIAGPQPVIDLLRQRARPYLFSNSLPPSIVAAGLEAIRLVEQGADLRAQLIENTKFWRAGLDALGFDLLPGEHPIVPVMLGEAQLAQDMATRLFDEGVYVSGFFFPVVPRGQARIRTQMNAALTRGELERALTAFGKVGKDLGIIT, from the coding sequence ATGACCACCGCATTTTTGACTGACATCTCGAACACTCTGGCTCAGATCGAATCTGAGGGGCTGACCAAGCGTGAGCGAATGATCACCTCGCCGCAGGGCGGCGAGATTACTGTTGGCGGGCGCGAGGTTATCAACCTGTGCGCCAACAACTATCTGGGGCTGGCAGATCACCCCGATCTGATCGCCGCCGCCCGCGGGGTGATGGATGACAAGGGATTCGGAATGGCCTCGGTCCGGTTCATCTGCGGCACCCAAGATATCCACCGCGAGCTGGAACAGCGACTGGCCAAGTTTCTGGGCAAAGATGACTCGATCCTGTTTGCCGCCTGTTTCGATGCCAATGGCGGGCTGTTTGAACCGTTATTGGGACCCGAGGATGCAATCATCTCGGACAGTCTGAATCATGCCTCGATCATCGACGGTATCCGGCTGTGCAAAGCCAAGCGCTATCGGTATCTGAACAGCGATATGAACGACCTTGAAGCCTGGCTCAAACAAGCGCGCGAGGACGGGGCGCGGCATATTATGATCGCCACTGACGGTGTGTTTTCAATGGATGGCTATCTGGCCAAGCTGCCGGAAATCCGCGCATTGGCAGACAAATACGATGCGATTCTGATGGTCGATGACTGCCATGCCACCGGCTTCATGGGGCCAAACGGTGCTGGAACACCGGATCACTTTGGCATCGATGTGGATATCGTCACGGGAACCTTGGGCAAAGCATTGGGAGGGGCCATCGGCGGTTATATCGCTGGGCCGCAGCCAGTGATTGACCTGCTGCGGCAGCGGGCGCGGCCCTATTTGTTCTCCAATTCGCTGCCGCCTTCTATTGTTGCTGCCGGGCTCGAAGCCATTCGGCTAGTCGAACAGGGTGCCGACCTACGCGCACAACTGATCGAGAACACCAAATTCTGGCGCGCTGGGCTGGACGCACTCGGGTTTGACCTGCTGCCGGGTGAGCACCCGATTGTGCCAGTTATGCTGGGCGAGGCGCAATTGGCGCAGGACATGGCCACGCGACTGTTTGACGAAGGCGTCTATGTCTCGGGGTTCTTCTTTCCCGTGGTGCCACGCGGACAGGCCCGGATTCGCACGCAGATGAATGCGGCGCTGACACGCGGCGAGCTGGAGCGTGCACTCACGGCCTTTGGTAAGGTGGGCAAAGATTTGGGGATCATCACATGA
- a CDS encoding GAF domain-containing protein, with translation MTRNTALTQFEQALSAAVTSDQAYDALCDLTKALVGVKLFTVMTVDMKTELARRAYTSDPENYPTSGTKPITRNSWFAIVHDLHECFVANTIDDIAAVFPDYELINSLGCQSVVNLPVVISGTLAATVNILHEEGYYSEERVHCAKELLALPSLATLCVALRLS, from the coding sequence ATGACCAGAAACACTGCACTGACCCAGTTTGAACAGGCCCTGTCAGCTGCGGTCACATCGGACCAGGCCTATGACGCGCTCTGTGATTTGACCAAAGCACTGGTTGGCGTCAAATTGTTTACGGTGATGACGGTGGACATGAAAACCGAATTGGCACGACGCGCCTATACTAGTGATCCGGAAAACTACCCGACATCGGGCACCAAGCCGATCACCCGCAACAGTTGGTTTGCCATCGTACATGACCTGCACGAATGCTTTGTCGCCAACACAATTGACGACATTGCAGCAGTTTTCCCTGATTATGAGTTGATCAATTCTCTGGGCTGTCAGTCGGTAGTAAATCTGCCCGTCGTAATCAGTGGCACATTGGCGGCGACGGTGAATATCCTGCACGAAGAGGGGTATTATTCAGAGGAACGCGTGCACTGCGCAAAAGAGCTGTTGGCCCTACCATCCTTGGCAACGCTGTGTGTGGCATTGCGGCTTTCATGA
- a CDS encoding helix-turn-helix domain-containing protein: MTENTDDILTLLPSRLKEARRAQGLSLEAVANLSGVSRSMVSQIERGESSPTIATLWNLTRALQVDFAGLLDAKDAKDRIDVLRSDDVPKIENIGQGCRIRILSPPEEAGGHEVYDIRFDKGGALISHPHTRGAVEQLTVLEGDISMTSGNAKNQLKAGDTARYAADVDHSITAFCGPARVFLIVKNA, from the coding sequence ATGACGGAAAACACAGACGATATCCTGACACTGCTGCCTTCACGCCTGAAAGAGGCCCGCCGCGCCCAGGGCCTTAGCCTTGAAGCGGTGGCCAATCTGTCGGGCGTGTCCCGGTCCATGGTCAGCCAGATAGAGCGCGGTGAAAGCTCGCCCACCATTGCCACCCTGTGGAACCTGACCCGCGCCCTGCAGGTGGATTTCGCCGGGCTGCTAGACGCCAAGGATGCAAAAGACAGGATCGACGTGTTGCGGTCCGACGATGTGCCCAAGATCGAGAACATAGGCCAAGGCTGCCGCATCCGCATCCTGTCCCCGCCAGAAGAGGCCGGCGGCCACGAGGTTTATGACATCCGGTTTGACAAAGGCGGCGCCTTGATCAGCCACCCCCACACCCGCGGCGCGGTCGAGCAACTGACAGTGTTAGAAGGTGATATTTCTATGACTTCAGGCAACGCGAAAAACCAGCTAAAGGCCGGAGACACCGCCCGATATGCAGCAGATGTAGACCATTCGATCACTGCATTTTGTGGCCCCGCGCGTGTATTTTTGATTGTGAAAAACGCGTGA